A stretch of the Thiomicrospira pelophila DSM 1534 genome encodes the following:
- the arsJ gene encoding organoarsenical effux MFS transporter ArsJ, producing the protein MSPTQQYAIVTGNYWAFTITDGALRMLVVLYFWQLGYSPLEIALLFLFYEFFGIVTNLVGGWLGARWGLNITMNIGLGLQILALMMLTVTPEWLSVVYVMLAQALSGIAKDLNKMSAKSSIKNLASESSGQLYRWVTLLTGSKNALKGVGFFVGAVLLSVYGFAESMMIMSVMLAVALLVSIVFLDGSLGKAKNKPKFNEMLSKNPRLNWLSAARFFLFGARDVWFVVALPVFLVGVLKWEHTSVGAFMALWVIGYGLIQALTPKLTGLKSGANPTDKTARWLALVLAAVPFTMALSLHIEPQTILIAGLVVFGVLFALNSAVHSYLIVSIANADGTSKDVGFYYMANAGGRLLGTVLSGYVYQVAGMEACLYFSAGFILVAGLLVTKMQYQA; encoded by the coding sequence ATGTCTCCAACACAGCAATATGCAATTGTTACCGGCAACTATTGGGCGTTTACCATTACCGATGGGGCTTTGCGTATGTTGGTGGTATTGTATTTCTGGCAGTTGGGATACAGTCCGCTGGAAATTGCGTTGCTGTTTTTGTTTTATGAGTTTTTCGGTATTGTCACCAACCTAGTCGGCGGCTGGCTCGGTGCACGCTGGGGCTTGAATATCACCATGAATATCGGCCTGGGTTTACAAATCCTGGCGCTGATGATGCTCACCGTGACGCCCGAATGGTTGAGTGTGGTGTATGTCATGCTGGCGCAAGCCCTATCCGGCATTGCTAAAGACCTGAACAAAATGAGCGCCAAAAGCTCGATTAAAAACCTCGCGTCGGAGTCGTCCGGCCAACTTTATCGTTGGGTGACCTTATTAACCGGCTCCAAAAACGCACTGAAAGGCGTGGGCTTTTTTGTGGGGGCGGTGTTGCTCTCTGTATACGGCTTTGCCGAGTCGATGATGATTATGAGTGTGATGCTGGCGGTGGCTTTGTTGGTTTCGATTGTGTTTTTGGATGGATCATTAGGCAAGGCGAAAAACAAGCCCAAATTTAATGAGATGCTGTCTAAAAACCCTCGCTTAAACTGGCTATCCGCCGCACGTTTTTTTCTATTTGGTGCGCGCGATGTTTGGTTTGTGGTGGCCTTGCCAGTGTTTTTGGTGGGTGTTTTGAAGTGGGAACATACCTCGGTTGGCGCATTTATGGCCTTGTGGGTAATCGGCTATGGCCTTATTCAAGCCTTGACGCCTAAGTTGACGGGCCTAAAATCGGGCGCCAATCCAACCGATAAAACCGCACGTTGGTTAGCACTGGTGTTAGCCGCCGTGCCGTTTACGATGGCATTGAGTTTGCATATTGAACCCCAAACGATCTTAATAGCAGGTCTGGTGGTATTTGGGGTATTGTTTGCATTAAATTCAGCGGTACATTCTTATTTAATCGTTTCCATCGCGAATGCGGATGGCACCTCAAAAGACGTCGGTTTCTACTACATGGCCAACGCCGGTGGGCGCTTGTTGGGCACGGTATTGTCCGGTTACGTTTATCAAGTTGCGGGCATGGAAGCCTGTCTATATTTTTCCGCTGGTTTTATCCTTGTCGCAGGTTTACTCGTCACCAAAATGCAATATCAAGCCTAA
- a CDS encoding DsrE family protein, whose translation MKWLKKLAFGGLFLVLSSVQVQAAELNNNAALNGVDEVHVLYDVRKSNPKALLAYLGFIETNRKYLEEEGVKPNQRIVFISASLQFITTEPSDTVALEHEETLVKIAQQVERLKKMGVKMEACGTAAAFFNISVDTLLPGIKPVRSGFLSLMGWQAQGYQLIPVY comes from the coding sequence ATGAAATGGCTTAAGAAATTGGCTTTTGGCGGGTTGTTTTTGGTTTTGAGCTCAGTGCAGGTTCAAGCCGCCGAGTTGAACAATAATGCGGCGTTAAATGGTGTGGATGAAGTCCATGTTTTATATGACGTACGTAAGTCTAATCCTAAGGCATTATTGGCCTATCTTGGTTTTATTGAGACCAATCGTAAATATCTTGAAGAAGAAGGCGTGAAGCCAAATCAGAGAATTGTGTTTATTTCGGCATCTTTACAATTCATTACTACCGAACCTTCGGATACCGTGGCCTTAGAACATGAAGAAACGTTAGTAAAAATCGCTCAACAAGTGGAACGCCTAAAAAAAATGGGCGTAAAAATGGAAGCATGTGGCACGGCGGCGGCGTTCTTTAATATCAGTGTGGATACCTTGCTGCCGGGTATTAAACCGGTTCGTTCGGGCTTCTTATCATTGATGGGCTGGCAAGCGCAAGGTTATCAGTTAATTCCTGTTTACTAA
- a CDS encoding EAL and HDOD domain-containing protein, with protein sequence MNPMIDFFIGRQPIFDSDINLYAYALLFRLNAQDNLADINDADQASAQVILTALGDLGLKNIAGDHKVFINFSDRLLIQEGQPFFNPRQVVIELLEEHIVTPALITTLKQLRHKGFTIALDDHQFNAEHQVLENYADIIKIDIQKHDLNLIQPHLEKLKNKGLKLLAEKVETYEQVKECDALGFDYFQGFFFARPQIIQGQRLPANKLSVMQLLSKIYQPNVNLSDLSKIITHDVSLSQKLLVFINQNAPSKYPITSIQNAVMRCGLEKLRNWIGLIALSSLDDKPSELFTLALTRAKFCELVSELIQDPQKDQYFTVGLFSTLDALMDRPLEEILEQLGLDDDHLLEALMGQTNHPMCQTLKAVKALEQGLLDFDRPKDASLTEIIQRYLLAMQYAQQVFHQPSPGLVE encoded by the coding sequence ATGAACCCGATGATTGACTTTTTTATTGGTCGCCAACCCATTTTTGACAGCGATATCAATCTCTACGCTTATGCACTGCTGTTTCGATTGAATGCACAGGATAACCTAGCGGATATCAACGATGCCGACCAGGCTTCTGCTCAAGTGATCCTGACAGCGCTGGGCGATTTGGGGCTAAAAAATATCGCAGGCGACCATAAAGTGTTTATCAACTTTTCGGATCGACTATTAATTCAAGAGGGCCAGCCGTTTTTTAATCCTCGCCAAGTGGTGATAGAGCTGCTTGAAGAGCACATCGTCACGCCGGCCTTGATCACCACCCTCAAACAGCTGCGTCATAAAGGCTTTACCATTGCGCTCGATGATCACCAATTTAATGCCGAACACCAAGTGCTCGAAAACTATGCCGACATTATTAAAATCGACATTCAAAAACACGATCTAAACCTTATCCAGCCTCATTTGGAGAAATTAAAAAACAAGGGGTTAAAACTCCTGGCAGAAAAGGTCGAAACTTATGAGCAAGTAAAAGAATGCGATGCGCTCGGATTTGACTATTTTCAGGGCTTCTTTTTTGCGCGTCCGCAAATCATTCAAGGCCAACGCTTACCGGCCAACAAGCTTTCTGTTATGCAACTCCTGAGTAAAATTTACCAACCCAATGTAAATTTGAGTGACCTCTCCAAAATCATTACGCATGACGTTTCACTCAGTCAAAAGCTACTAGTCTTCATCAACCAGAATGCGCCATCTAAATACCCAATCACCTCAATTCAAAACGCAGTAATGCGCTGCGGACTCGAAAAGCTGCGTAATTGGATTGGCTTGATCGCCTTATCGAGCTTAGATGACAAACCTTCAGAATTGTTTACCCTAGCCTTAACTCGCGCTAAGTTTTGCGAACTGGTGAGTGAGTTGATACAAGACCCTCAAAAAGACCAATACTTTACCGTTGGCCTTTTCTCGACGCTAGATGCGTTGATGGATCGACCTTTAGAAGAAATCTTAGAACAGCTAGGTTTAGATGACGATCATTTACTTGAAGCCCTCATGGGTCAAACCAACCACCCCATGTGTCAAACCCTAAAAGCCGTAAAAGCCCTCGAACAAGGACTTTTAGACTTTGATCGACCAAAAGACGCTTCTCTTACCGAAATCATTCAACGCTATCTGCTCGCGATGCAATACGCACAACAAGTCTTTCATCAGCCATCACCAGGCCTGGTGGAGTGA
- a CDS encoding EAL and HDOD domain-containing protein → MSELIDIYIGRQPIFNTQLEMHAYELLFRNCEHSNHAPMLPGDTATAQVMLNAFGDMSLKDIASDHKVFINFTEGLLLRENLPFFPSHQVVIEVLEDVKVSPALLRSLTELRSKGFTIALDDYVFNPSLEELESYADIIKVDILDVGEDLLAKHAQRLKDKGVRLLAEKVETREQFEFCRNIGFDYFQGYFFAKPVIIKGQRLPTNKLTVLELLSSVYDPNTDMTKLSAIIAKDVSLSQKLLKFLAENVSSKYPINSVHDGVMRFGLDRLQSWASMLALAGIDDKPIELFRMSLTRAKFCELVGERIGDHSKNLYFTVGLFSMLDAVMDVELTELLGRLKLDPIIVATLTDVKTSNLSKTLSAIKAMELGQTEFSLPDKLCVSELSKFYLESMQFSQTVFQD, encoded by the coding sequence ATGTCCGAGCTTATTGATATCTATATTGGCCGCCAACCCATCTTCAACACCCAACTTGAAATGCACGCCTATGAGTTATTGTTTCGCAATTGTGAACACAGCAACCATGCTCCGATGTTGCCTGGTGATACGGCGACCGCACAAGTGATGCTGAACGCATTTGGCGACATGAGCCTTAAAGACATCGCCAGTGATCACAAAGTTTTCATTAACTTTACAGAAGGTTTGTTGCTGCGCGAAAACCTGCCCTTTTTCCCATCTCACCAAGTGGTCATTGAAGTATTAGAAGATGTAAAAGTTAGTCCGGCCTTATTGCGATCTTTAACGGAGTTGCGCTCAAAAGGTTTTACCATTGCGTTAGATGACTATGTATTTAACCCAAGCCTAGAAGAGCTTGAAAGCTATGCCGATATTATCAAAGTCGACATTTTAGATGTGGGTGAAGACTTATTAGCAAAACATGCTCAACGCCTAAAAGATAAAGGCGTACGCCTGCTAGCAGAAAAAGTCGAAACGCGCGAACAGTTTGAGTTTTGCCGAAACATTGGATTTGACTATTTCCAGGGTTACTTTTTTGCTAAGCCTGTCATTATAAAAGGCCAACGTTTACCCACCAATAAATTGACCGTTTTGGAGCTCCTATCGAGCGTGTACGACCCTAACACTGACATGACCAAGCTAAGCGCAATCATTGCCAAAGATGTTTCACTCAGTCAAAAACTTTTGAAATTTCTAGCCGAAAACGTGAGCAGCAAATACCCGATTAACTCGGTGCACGACGGCGTGATGCGTTTTGGATTAGACCGTCTACAAAGCTGGGCGAGTATGTTGGCGTTAGCCGGGATTGACGACAAACCCATCGAATTATTTCGCATGTCATTAACACGCGCAAAATTTTGTGAACTAGTGGGCGAACGTATCGGCGATCACTCCAAAAATCTATATTTTACCGTAGGCTTATTCTCCATGCTGGATGCGGTGATGGATGTTGAGCTAACTGAGTTATTAGGTCGCTTAAAGTTGGATCCAATTATCGTCGCCACTCTGACCGATGTTAAAACTAGTAATTTAAGCAAAACCTTATCTGCAATCAAAGCCATGGAGCTTGGACAAACTGAGTTTTCTTTGCCCGATAAACTGTGCGTTTCAGAGTTGTCGAAGTTTTATTTAGAATCTATGCAATTTTCACAAACTGTCTTTCAAGATTAG
- a CDS encoding amphi-Trp domain-containing protein translates to MAKNTNSFKHESLQDQASVVAYLNLICQSIEKGQIHLANDEDDVTIRTKGLSRLKIKAKQAKTHQELRITLAWSGDTDKKTESNPTLEVTSKPAKNPKKAKKPNKIKKKTRTKSDKVTIKKTK, encoded by the coding sequence ATGGCTAAAAATACCAATAGTTTTAAACATGAATCCTTGCAAGACCAGGCCTCGGTTGTGGCCTACTTAAACCTTATCTGCCAGAGCATTGAGAAAGGACAAATTCACCTCGCCAATGATGAAGATGACGTCACCATCAGAACCAAAGGTCTTTCACGCTTAAAAATTAAAGCTAAACAAGCCAAAACCCATCAAGAACTTCGTATTACTTTGGCTTGGTCGGGCGATACCGATAAAAAAACCGAGTCCAACCCAACTTTAGAAGTAACCAGCAAACCCGCTAAAAACCCTAAAAAGGCTAAGAAACCCAACAAAATTAAAAAAAAGACAAGGACCAAATCTGACAAAGTCACGATTAAAAAGACCAAATAA
- the lgt gene encoding prolipoprotein diacylglyceryl transferase codes for MWTYPEIDPVALALGPIAIHWYGLMYVIGFASAWLLGLLRARNSSFWDKDKVGDLLFYCALGVVLGGRIGYVLFYDFTGFLANPLTLLMVWQGGMSFHGGLLGVTLAMGLFARKIGLSLFSVADFVAPLVTIGLFAGRIGNFINGELWGKVTDSPLGMWVYDPVLNEVVQKYPTQLLQALLEGLVLFALLWWYSSKPRPAGSVAGLFLVLYGLFRVVSEFFRMPDAHIGYLFGGWLTMGMLLSIPMIILGGLLMLWGYKRSSPGLVKGKNT; via the coding sequence ATGTGGACCTATCCAGAAATTGATCCGGTGGCTTTAGCGCTGGGGCCGATTGCGATTCATTGGTATGGCTTGATGTATGTGATCGGCTTTGCAAGTGCTTGGTTACTTGGTTTGTTGCGCGCTCGTAACTCGTCTTTTTGGGATAAAGACAAGGTGGGTGATTTATTATTTTACTGTGCTTTGGGTGTCGTACTAGGCGGGCGAATCGGCTATGTATTGTTTTACGATTTTACTGGGTTTTTGGCGAATCCTCTGACACTGTTGATGGTATGGCAAGGTGGGATGTCGTTCCATGGTGGGTTGCTAGGCGTGACCCTGGCTATGGGGTTGTTTGCCCGCAAAATTGGCTTAAGTCTGTTTAGTGTGGCGGATTTTGTGGCCCCCTTAGTGACGATTGGTTTGTTCGCTGGACGCATTGGCAATTTTATTAACGGCGAACTCTGGGGCAAAGTGACCGATTCACCCTTGGGTATGTGGGTTTATGATCCGGTGTTAAATGAAGTTGTGCAAAAATATCCAACTCAACTTTTACAAGCTTTACTGGAAGGTTTGGTATTGTTTGCGCTGTTATGGTGGTATTCGTCCAAACCACGGCCAGCCGGTTCGGTGGCTGGTCTATTCTTGGTCTTGTATGGCTTGTTCCGCGTGGTATCCGAGTTTTTTAGAATGCCAGATGCCCATATTGGTTACTTGTTCGGTGGCTGGTTAACGATGGGAATGCTGTTGTCGATTCCCATGATTATATTGGGCGGATTGTTAATGCTGTGGGGTTATAAACGATCGTCACCAGGCCTGGTGAAAGGAAAAAACACATGA
- a CDS encoding thymidylate synthase: MKQYLDLLQHIMDHGVQKGDRTGTGTLSVFGYQMRFDLQKGFPLVTTKKLHIRSIVHELLWFLSGDTNIQYLKDNQVRIWDEWATESGDLGPLYGKQWVAWQSPNGEVINQIEQVIETLKNNPNSRRMIVTAWNPADLPDESVSPQQNVENGKMALATCHAFFQFYVANNRLSCQLYQRSADTFLGVPFNIASYALLVHMIAQQTGYEVGEFVWTGGDVHLYNNTLEQAKLQLTRDPMPLPGLVIKRKPDSIFDYQFEDFEIINYQSHPHIKAQVSV, translated from the coding sequence ATGAAACAATATTTAGATTTACTCCAACATATTATGGATCACGGCGTACAAAAGGGTGACCGTACAGGTACCGGAACCCTGTCGGTATTCGGTTATCAAATGCGTTTTGATTTACAAAAAGGCTTTCCGTTAGTCACGACTAAAAAATTACACATTCGTTCGATTGTGCATGAGCTTCTTTGGTTTTTAAGTGGCGATACCAATATTCAATATTTAAAAGACAATCAAGTCAGAATTTGGGATGAGTGGGCGACCGAGTCCGGCGATTTAGGTCCATTATATGGCAAGCAGTGGGTCGCTTGGCAAAGCCCAAATGGCGAGGTTATTAACCAAATCGAACAAGTAATCGAAACCTTAAAAAACAATCCAAATAGCCGACGCATGATCGTCACGGCATGGAACCCAGCAGATTTGCCGGATGAATCGGTGAGTCCGCAGCAAAACGTTGAAAACGGCAAAATGGCTTTGGCCACTTGTCATGCATTCTTTCAGTTTTATGTTGCCAATAATCGACTTTCCTGTCAGCTATACCAGCGTAGTGCGGATACGTTTTTAGGTGTGCCATTTAATATCGCCAGTTATGCCTTATTGGTGCATATGATTGCGCAACAAACCGGCTATGAGGTGGGTGAGTTTGTTTGGACGGGGGGCGACGTGCATTTATATAACAACACATTGGAACAGGCTAAATTGCAGTTAACGCGTGACCCCATGCCGCTACCAGGCCTGGTGATTAAACGAAAGCCCGATTCGATTTTTGATTATCAATTTGAGGATTTTGAAATCATAAACTACCAATCACACCCTCATATTAAAGCTCAGGTGTCGGTATGA
- a CDS encoding dihydrofolate reductase, whose translation MSIQTNESQTLSMIVAMGENRMIGKDNKMPWHLPDDLKYFKAKTLNKPVIMGRKTFESIGSKTLPNRPNFIISRNDKFQAEGARVFNSVESALSQLKDYPEVMIMGGAQIYAQWIDKVDQLYITEVKASPDGDAFFPTIDHQAWYEVSRESHPADEHHAFAFDFVVYKRREN comes from the coding sequence ATGAGCATTCAAACTAACGAATCTCAAACCTTATCCATGATTGTGGCGATGGGTGAAAACCGCATGATCGGTAAGGATAATAAAATGCCTTGGCATTTACCCGATGATTTAAAATATTTTAAAGCCAAAACTTTAAATAAACCGGTAATTATGGGGCGTAAAACTTTTGAGTCCATTGGATCAAAAACTTTGCCGAATCGGCCAAATTTTATTATTAGCCGAAATGACAAGTTTCAGGCTGAGGGGGCAAGGGTTTTTAACTCGGTAGAATCGGCTTTATCTCAGTTAAAAGATTATCCAGAAGTGATGATTATGGGCGGCGCACAAATTTATGCGCAATGGATCGATAAAGTCGATCAACTGTATATTACCGAGGTAAAGGCCAGCCCTGATGGCGATGCATTTTTCCCTACCATCGACCACCAGGCCTGGTACGAGGTATCGCGTGAATCGCATCCGGCAGATGAGCACCATGCATTTGCGTTTGATTTTGTGGTCTACAAGCGACGTGAGAATTAA
- a CDS encoding H-NS family nucleoid-associated regulatory protein: MNLDKLKDMTVEELVELKQDIDKLISQKQKEQTKNLVEEFKVKAAKLGLTMEDIMGLESNKPRKTKGKKVAPKYQNPNDKSQTWTGRGRKPLWVEEALKKGKKLEDLAI; encoded by the coding sequence ATGAATTTAGATAAACTAAAAGATATGACTGTAGAAGAACTGGTTGAATTAAAACAAGACATTGATAAGCTGATTAGTCAAAAACAGAAAGAACAAACTAAAAACCTAGTTGAAGAGTTTAAAGTTAAAGCGGCTAAACTGGGCTTAACGATGGAAGACATTATGGGTTTAGAGTCGAATAAACCGCGTAAAACAAAAGGTAAAAAAGTGGCGCCTAAATATCAAAACCCAAACGATAAAAGTCAAACCTGGACTGGGCGAGGTCGCAAACCTTTATGGGTAGAAGAGGCGTTAAAAAAAGGTAAAAAGCTGGAAGATTTAGCGATTTAA